From Deltaproteobacteria bacterium RBG_16_64_85, the proteins below share one genomic window:
- a CDS encoding alcohol dehydrogenase gives MKAMLLSGFRPVATSPLRLAELPPPEPGPGELRVRVSACGICRTDLHVIEGDLPPVRLPLVPGHQVVGTVDLLGEDAKRFSPGARVGIAWLRHTCGSCAFCAAGKENLCEAPLFTGYHRDGGFAEYAVVPEAFAYSLPRAFSDAEAAPLLCAGIIGYRALRRADLPRGGRLAIYGFGSSAHIVIQLALHRGCEVFVCTRGERHRNLSLEMGASWAGEDPAEMPVAADSAILFAPAGELIPPALRALKKGGTLSLAGIHMSDVPSMKYEECLFYEKNLRSVTANTRRDGEDLLREAAEIPIRPKVTLFPLEEANRALQMLKADEIQGTGVLVVS, from the coding sequence GTGAAGGCGATGCTGCTTTCCGGATTCCGGCCGGTCGCGACTTCCCCCTTAAGGCTTGCAGAGCTGCCGCCCCCCGAGCCCGGGCCGGGTGAGCTCCGGGTGAGGGTGTCCGCCTGCGGCATCTGCCGGACGGACCTGCATGTCATCGAGGGGGACCTCCCCCCGGTCCGCCTCCCGCTCGTTCCCGGGCACCAGGTCGTCGGGACGGTGGACCTTTTGGGCGAAGACGCAAAACGCTTTTCCCCGGGAGCGCGTGTGGGGATCGCGTGGCTGCGCCACACCTGCGGCTCGTGCGCCTTCTGCGCGGCGGGGAAGGAAAACCTGTGCGAAGCGCCTCTGTTCACGGGCTACCACCGGGACGGAGGCTTCGCGGAGTACGCGGTCGTGCCGGAGGCCTTCGCCTACTCTCTCCCCCGGGCGTTCTCAGACGCCGAGGCCGCCCCGCTGTTATGCGCAGGGATCATCGGGTACCGGGCGCTGCGGCGCGCCGACCTCCCCCGGGGAGGCCGGCTCGCCATCTACGGATTCGGCTCCTCCGCGCACATCGTCATCCAGCTGGCGCTTCACAGGGGCTGCGAAGTATTCGTCTGCACGCGCGGGGAGCGCCACCGGAACCTCTCGCTCGAGATGGGTGCCTCCTGGGCGGGGGAGGATCCCGCGGAGATGCCGGTCGCCGCGGATTCGGCGATCCTCTTCGCCCCGGCGGGGGAGCTGATCCCGCCGGCGCTGCGGGCGCTGAAAAAAGGCGGGACGCTGTCGCTGGCGGGTATTCACATGAGCGACGTCCCGTCGATGAAATACGAAGAGTGCCTATTTTACGAGAAGAACCTCCGGAGCGTGACCGCCAACACGCGCCGGGACGGCGAAGACCTCCTGCGGGAGGCCGCGGAGATCCCCATCCGCCCGAAGGTCACCCTCTTCCCGCTGGAAGAGGCAAACCGCGCCCTCCAAATGCTGAAGGCGGACGAGATCCAGGGGACGGGCGTCCTCGTCGTCTCCTGA
- a CDS encoding histone deacetylase has translation MNSVAFVYHPDYLLHAPPFEHPESPGRLVAIADHLAERGLLDKMVPVTPGFPDEADIVRVHDPSYLQKIEMACRRGDLTLDAEDTYLNRNSYTVAFRSAGGAIAGAEAVITGKVRRAFCAIRPPGHHADNRTGMGFCLLNNIAIATRYLRSRHGVSRIFIVDWDVHHGNGTQNIFLEDPSVFFFSIHEHPSFLYPGTGRRWETGRGAGEGTTLNAPMQPGAGDAEYRMAFEQMLRPAIDAFRPEIFLVSAGFDAHKDDPLADIQLTEEGFRFMTRFVVEMADLHCGGRIVSLLEGGYELNSLTLSVEAHLLELLGK, from the coding sequence ATGAACAGCGTCGCCTTCGTCTATCATCCGGATTACTTGTTGCATGCCCCTCCCTTTGAGCATCCGGAGTCCCCGGGCCGGCTCGTGGCCATCGCCGATCACCTCGCCGAGAGGGGACTCTTGGACAAGATGGTTCCCGTCACTCCGGGTTTCCCGGACGAGGCTGACATCGTCCGCGTCCACGATCCTTCGTACCTCCAGAAGATCGAGATGGCGTGCCGGCGCGGCGACCTGACGCTGGACGCCGAGGACACCTACCTCAACCGGAACTCCTACACCGTCGCCTTCCGCTCCGCCGGCGGTGCAATCGCGGGTGCGGAGGCCGTGATCACCGGCAAGGTCCGGCGCGCGTTCTGCGCGATCCGCCCGCCCGGGCACCACGCCGACAACCGGACGGGGATGGGCTTCTGCCTCCTGAACAACATTGCCATCGCAACCCGGTACCTGCGTTCGCGGCACGGAGTTTCCCGCATCTTCATCGTCGACTGGGACGTGCACCATGGAAACGGAACGCAGAACATCTTCCTGGAGGATCCGTCCGTCTTCTTCTTCAGCATTCACGAGCACCCTTCCTTTCTCTACCCGGGGACGGGCAGAAGGTGGGAAACCGGCAGGGGGGCCGGGGAAGGGACGACGCTCAACGCGCCGATGCAGCCCGGGGCGGGGGACGCCGAGTATCGCATGGCGTTCGAGCAGATGCTCCGCCCCGCGATCGACGCCTTCCGGCCGGAGATCTTCCTCGTCTCCGCCGGGTTCGACGCCCACAAGGACGATCCCCTGGCCGACATCCAGCTCACCGAGGAAGGGTTCCGCTTCATGACCCGCTTCGTCGTCGAGATGGCGGACCTGCATTGCGGGGGAAGAATCGTCTCCCTGCTCGAGGGGGGATACGAACTGAACTCTCTTACGTTATCCGTGGAAGCACACCTACTGGAACTCCTCGGGAAATAG